A genomic segment from Pseudoduganella chitinolytica encodes:
- a CDS encoding RHS repeat-associated core domain-containing protein, whose translation MTEPTSKPTARAPEVAVAPLNTIDQRDVGAAAAAFDKWLRKISYDYVTLDRLSTVAGSLPVIGNIMALMDAIMDVVGIMQKYIAKEKEKVDFLAWVSLGINLIGVVPVPPGMSAARMSLRPALHLARQKLAMGAKDIGAALVEVLVLHLNARLAGELETFIDGAMARLSGILDECAKVADGIADDLIKILNRCIGKEPLFEVAAPAEVESKLHDPKVQSSWRRMLGAIDRQYKRAANYAAATAARQLPQSAVAGVTAIIGHLKEFKPAFRGKLASLADEQAQMSIKWILMRLRDAVVKHKKPHMALVPSAKGAQHKKDKPGQELAATSHQSPATGDANACKLCPAKGGTARSISFATGAETFTHTDFVLDAPLPIEWSRTYRSQLVAYDRGNLGARWLTPYSTRIDVVGQGKPAGLLYHAADGRSHRYPWLSVGQKYHDPVEQITLTRLSMTLLTLDFGKPLPEGEASPWRETYELTDTVRAKALEMGKQHFRLIALHARDGAALGLRYDHVVAGEQVLSDIISKQGEIIVAHAGTQVDADTGCIRALWEIQDGALVRQLAAYDYDEQGDLIQAQDENAAAWHYQYDRHLVTRYADRTGRGMNLAYDTSIDSGAHAKAIREWADDGSHDTRLEWDKNIRLTYVTDALGQETRYYYDIAGYTYRTVYPDGGEEWFFRDDAKNVVRHIHADGTSEHFRYDDHGNLLTHTRADGSQVHFEYDAQHRITGILDAEGGTWKRDYNAQGHLVEEIDPRGNKTQYAYDKAGRPVEVTDAKGGVKKLAYTPDGQLASYTDCSGHSSRWEYDERKRLVKSIDAAGNVTRYRYTPLGVETLTLAHSEEIGNHPGQLEAVIHPDGTEEQLRHDAEGRLLAHIDALQRTTAYRYTAAGLIAQRTDALGQSLQYRWDALGRLSALENENGSVYRFQYDPVGRLLQEQGFDGKATEYRYHEGTGVLAETIEAGVTTRLEFDAMGRLVQRRAAAPGQAEQIETFAYNANGQLADARNEHARLQWFYDAAGNLVREHQHYQGPFHLEKRTAVWHHRYDELNLRTGTIRPDGHRVEWLTYGAGHVHGMLLDGQELVSFERDALYQETGRTQANGLLQTMKYDPAGRLIEQQLGAIARAQQNFAPGQYRPDVQVGMQAAIQRRYRYDQAGQLTGIDDNRRGRIEYRYDPVGRLLAANSAMGRETFAFDPAGNIQAPNTAQRETISHRTLLPKVLDNLLKEYAGTSYRYDDRGNLVERVQNGQRDSFEWDAFNRMTRANTRHGVTTFAYDPLGRRIAKHSQALEGTFFKEATRTVYGWDGDTLALESSVHQGHAAGERTVHYVYERNSFVPLVQATRSGALQLSPTTDVKALMAGNDGKYDIALDPLWNGEHEQEAEPFGEHEIAFYQCDHLGTPQELTDCEGKVTWSAQYKAWGQAKEAISDAAHKTGILNRLRFQGQYFDDETGLHYNRHRYYDTHSGRFISKDPVGLLGGDHLYSYAANPMEWVDPLGLTRTKSSPQKTTAVEKPRKCEATLTSNQARREALRRAGIPTSASPFAQRTSSGIYTDRVPAPKGMEQYAYRVKTAKGERLMILSHHMQDNDHACSHWHVGIAKSLDTDGMPSKFENGAWKYMTGGPVVEHHP comes from the coding sequence ATGACCGAACCCACGTCCAAGCCCACTGCGCGCGCGCCGGAAGTCGCCGTCGCGCCACTGAATACGATCGACCAGCGGGACGTCGGTGCCGCCGCCGCCGCCTTCGACAAATGGCTGCGCAAGATCAGCTACGATTACGTGACGCTGGACCGCCTGAGCACGGTCGCCGGTAGCTTGCCGGTGATCGGCAACATCATGGCCTTGATGGACGCCATCATGGACGTGGTCGGGATCATGCAGAAGTACATCGCGAAGGAGAAGGAGAAAGTCGATTTCCTGGCCTGGGTCAGCCTGGGCATCAACCTGATCGGCGTGGTGCCGGTGCCGCCAGGGATGAGCGCGGCGCGCATGAGCCTGCGTCCGGCCCTGCACCTGGCCCGGCAAAAGCTGGCGATGGGCGCCAAGGATATCGGCGCCGCATTGGTCGAGGTGCTGGTCCTGCACCTCAACGCCAGGCTTGCCGGCGAACTCGAGACTTTCATCGACGGCGCGATGGCCAGGCTGTCCGGCATCCTGGACGAATGCGCCAAGGTGGCCGACGGCATTGCCGACGACCTGATCAAGATCCTCAACCGCTGCATCGGCAAGGAGCCGCTGTTCGAAGTGGCAGCCCCAGCGGAAGTGGAGAGCAAGCTGCACGACCCCAAGGTGCAAAGCAGTTGGCGCCGCATGCTGGGCGCGATTGACCGGCAGTACAAAAGGGCAGCGAACTACGCTGCCGCCACCGCAGCCAGGCAGTTGCCGCAAAGTGCGGTCGCTGGCGTGACGGCCATCATCGGTCACCTGAAGGAGTTCAAGCCGGCGTTTCGCGGCAAGCTCGCGTCCCTGGCCGACGAACAGGCGCAGATGAGCATAAAGTGGATCCTGATGCGCCTGCGCGACGCGGTCGTCAAGCACAAGAAGCCCCATATGGCGCTGGTGCCGTCCGCCAAGGGCGCGCAGCACAAGAAAGATAAACCCGGGCAGGAGCTCGCCGCCACCAGCCATCAAAGCCCGGCAACGGGCGACGCCAATGCCTGCAAGCTGTGCCCCGCCAAAGGCGGCACGGCGCGCTCGATCAGCTTTGCCACCGGCGCCGAAACCTTTACGCATACCGACTTCGTGCTGGACGCGCCGCTCCCGATCGAATGGAGCCGCACCTACCGCAGCCAGCTAGTCGCTTATGACCGCGGCAACCTGGGCGCGCGCTGGCTCACGCCGTACAGCACGCGCATTGACGTCGTCGGCCAGGGGAAGCCGGCCGGCCTGCTGTATCACGCCGCCGATGGCCGCAGCCACCGCTATCCGTGGCTGTCCGTTGGCCAGAAGTACCACGACCCGGTCGAGCAGATCACGCTGACCCGCCTGAGCATGACTCTGCTCACGCTCGACTTCGGCAAGCCGCTGCCAGAAGGCGAAGCCAGCCCATGGCGCGAAACCTACGAACTGACCGACACCGTCCGCGCCAAAGCCCTGGAAATGGGCAAGCAACATTTCCGCCTGATCGCGCTGCACGCGCGCGATGGCGCCGCCCTCGGCCTGCGCTACGACCACGTGGTTGCCGGTGAGCAGGTGCTCAGCGACATCATCAGCAAGCAAGGCGAAATCATCGTCGCCCATGCCGGCACCCAGGTCGACGCCGACACCGGCTGCATCCGCGCGCTGTGGGAGATCCAGGACGGCGCGTTGGTGCGCCAACTGGCCGCCTACGACTACGACGAGCAGGGCGACCTGATCCAAGCCCAGGACGAAAACGCCGCCGCCTGGCACTACCAATACGACCGCCACCTCGTCACCCGCTACGCCGACCGTACCGGGCGCGGCATGAACCTGGCCTACGACACAAGCATCGACAGCGGCGCACATGCCAAAGCGATCCGCGAGTGGGCCGACGACGGCAGCCACGACACCCGGCTCGAGTGGGACAAGAACATCCGCCTGACCTACGTCACCGATGCGTTGGGTCAGGAAACCCGTTACTACTACGACATCGCTGGCTACACCTACCGCACGGTGTACCCGGACGGGGGCGAGGAATGGTTCTTCCGCGACGACGCGAAGAACGTCGTCCGCCACATCCACGCCGACGGCACCAGCGAACATTTCCGTTACGACGACCACGGCAACCTGCTCACGCACACCCGCGCCGATGGCAGCCAGGTCCATTTCGAGTATGACGCCCAGCACCGCATCACCGGCATCCTCGACGCCGAAGGCGGCACCTGGAAGCGCGACTACAATGCGCAGGGCCACCTGGTCGAGGAAATCGACCCGCGCGGCAACAAGACACAATACGCCTACGACAAGGCCGGCCGGCCCGTCGAAGTCACAGATGCCAAGGGCGGCGTCAAGAAACTCGCCTATACGCCAGATGGCCAGCTCGCCAGCTACACGGACTGCTCCGGGCACAGCAGCCGGTGGGAATATGACGAGCGCAAGCGCCTGGTCAAAAGCATCGACGCCGCGGGCAACGTTACGCGCTATCGCTACACGCCGCTTGGTGTCGAAACCCTCACGCTCGCGCACAGCGAAGAAATTGGCAATCATCCCGGCCAACTCGAAGCCGTCATCCACCCGGACGGCACCGAAGAGCAACTGCGCCACGACGCCGAAGGCCGCCTGCTGGCGCACATCGACGCGCTGCAACGCACCACCGCCTACCGCTATACCGCAGCCGGGCTGATCGCCCAACGCACCGATGCGCTGGGACAAAGCCTGCAGTACCGGTGGGACGCGCTCGGCCGCCTCTCAGCGCTGGAAAACGAAAACGGCAGTGTCTACCGATTCCAGTACGACCCGGTCGGCCGCCTGCTGCAGGAACAGGGTTTCGATGGCAAAGCCACCGAGTACCGCTACCATGAAGGCACCGGCGTACTGGCGGAAACCATCGAAGCTGGCGTCACCACGCGGCTCGAGTTCGACGCCATGGGCCGGCTCGTGCAACGCCGCGCCGCAGCCCCCGGGCAGGCCGAGCAAATCGAGACCTTCGCCTACAACGCCAACGGCCAACTGGCCGACGCAAGGAACGAGCACGCCCGGCTGCAATGGTTCTACGATGCCGCCGGCAACTTGGTGCGCGAGCACCAGCACTACCAGGGCCCGTTCCATCTTGAGAAGCGCACGGCGGTCTGGCACCACAGGTACGATGAACTCAACCTGCGCACCGGTACGATCCGGCCGGACGGCCACCGTGTTGAATGGCTGACCTACGGCGCCGGCCACGTGCACGGCATGCTGCTTGACGGGCAGGAGCTCGTGTCCTTCGAGCGCGACGCGCTGTACCAGGAAACCGGACGCACCCAGGCCAATGGCCTGCTGCAAACGATGAAGTACGACCCGGCCGGCCGGCTGATCGAACAGCAGCTCGGCGCCATCGCGCGGGCCCAGCAGAACTTTGCGCCCGGCCAGTACCGTCCCGACGTCCAGGTCGGCATGCAGGCAGCGATCCAGCGGCGCTACCGCTACGACCAAGCTGGCCAGCTGACCGGCATCGACGACAACCGCCGTGGCCGCATCGAGTACCGCTATGACCCGGTCGGACGGCTGCTCGCCGCAAACAGCGCCATGGGCCGTGAAACCTTCGCGTTCGACCCGGCCGGCAATATCCAGGCGCCGAATACTGCGCAGCGAGAAACGATCAGCCATCGCACCCTGCTGCCAAAGGTGCTGGACAACCTGCTCAAGGAATACGCCGGCACCAGCTACCGCTACGACGATCGCGGTAATCTAGTCGAACGAGTGCAGAATGGACAGCGCGACAGTTTCGAATGGGATGCGTTCAACCGGATGACCCGGGCCAACACCCGGCACGGCGTCACCACCTTCGCCTACGATCCGCTGGGACGACGCATCGCTAAGCACAGCCAGGCGCTGGAGGGTACCTTCTTCAAGGAAGCGACCCGGACCGTGTACGGCTGGGATGGCGATACACTGGCGCTGGAAAGCAGCGTGCACCAGGGCCATGCGGCGGGTGAACGCACGGTGCACTATGTCTATGAGCGAAACAGCTTCGTACCGCTGGTGCAGGCTACCCGGAGCGGAGCCCTTCAACTGTCGCCCACCACGGATGTGAAGGCGCTGATGGCTGGTAACGACGGCAAGTACGATATTGCGCTCGATCCACTCTGGAATGGGGAGCACGAGCAGGAAGCCGAACCGTTTGGTGAGCATGAGATCGCCTTCTATCAGTGCGACCACCTGGGTACACCGCAGGAGTTGACGGATTGCGAGGGCAAGGTCACGTGGTCTGCGCAGTACAAGGCATGGGGACAAGCGAAGGAAGCAATCAGCGACGCTGCGCACAAAACCGGCATACTCAATCGGCTAAGGTTCCAAGGGCAATACTTTGATGATGAGACAGGGCTGCATTACAACCGGCATCGGTATTACGACACGCATTCGGGACGATTTATCTCGAAGGATCCCGTAGGGCTGCTTGGCGGCGATCATCTTTACTCCTATGCGGCTAATCCAATGGAATGGGTTGACCCGCTGGGCTTAACCAGAACGAAAAGTAGCCCTCAGAAGACCACGGCAGTTGAGAAGCCTCGCAAGTGCGAAGCGACATTGACGTCGAATCAAGCGCGACGCGAAGCGCTTCGAAGAGCAGGGATTCCCACAAGCGCCTCACCGTTTGCGCAAAGGACTTCATCGGGCATATATACGGACAGAGTCCCCGCGCCGAAAGGAATGGAACAATATGCGTATCGAGTGAAGACAGCAAAAGGAGAAAGATTAATGATCTTATCCCATCACATGCAAGACAACGATCACGCATGCTCACATTGGCATGTTGGCATAGCAAAATCGCTCGACACTGACGGTATGCCTAGCAAATTTGAAAACGGCGCTTGGAAATATATGACCGGCGGACCGGTTGTCGAACATCACCCATAG